The genome window GCTCTCGATGATGAAGCGGGAATTGCCGAATTAGTGTCGCAAGCAGACTTACAACTGGTCCTGAGTCGCGATCCGGAAACGCCGGTGAAAGTGAGTGTCAATGGGAAAGATGTGACAAGAGCGATTCGGAGTTCTCTGGTTACTCGCAATGTTTCTGCCATTTCTGCTCAAAAAGCAGTGCGGGACAAATTACTTGAGCAACAACGGCAGTGGGGGGAAAAAGGCGGACTCGTTGCCGAAGGGCGCGATATTGGCACTCAGGTTTTCCCGGATGCGGAATTGAAAATCTTTCTGACGGCTTCCGTGCGGGAACGGGCGCGACGACGACAAGAGGAACTCCTGACCCAAGGGCAGGATAATATCGATTTTGAGCAACTGCAGCAAGAAATTCAACAGCGAGATACCTATGATAGCGATCGCGCAATTGCCCCGCTGCGCAAAGCCCCTGATGCCCTGGAACTGATCACAGATGATTTCACCATTGAAGAAGTGATTGCAAAAATTATCCGCCTTTATCGTGATCGCTTTCCAATCTAGTGAGAGCTCCCTCACTCCTTATCCTTTGTCCAATACTGACAGAGGAGGAGAGACCAATTGCTCATCGAGAAAACCTTGGTACCACCTGCGATTAAGAGTAATCAGTCATGACGCGATCGCGCCCGGATGCTTTTGCTTGGTATAAAGCAGAATCCGCTTTGGTTAATAAGTCACTGCTTTTGTAATAACGATTGGGAATGAGAGTCGCCACGCCCATACTCAAGGTGAGATACTTGCCATTCGGATTAGCAGCATGAGGAATTGCCGTTTTTCGCACCTGATTACAAATTTTGTTCGCGAGACAAGTCGCCTGTTCTTGGTTAATTCCTCCCAAAATCAAGGCAAATTCTTCCCCCCCATACCGCGCAACCAAATCGCTGGCTCGCTGACAATTTTTGCTGAGAATTGCCGCAATTTTTTGTAAGCAACTGTCCCCAGCTTGGTGTCCATAATAATCGTTATATGGTTTGAAATAATCAATATCGCATAAAACCAGACTAATCGGAGATGAGTCACGGCACGAACGGTTCCATTCTTCCTGGAAGCGCTCGTTAAATGTCCGGCGATTGGCAACTTGTGTTAATGTATCTACTCTCGCTAAATATTCTAGTTTCCGATTCGCTTTTTCCAATTCCAGACTTAATTGATGGGCTTCCTGATAGCGACGTTCCAACTCTTGTAAGGCCCACTGGGTTTTTAAAAGCCGGTAAATCCGCTTTCGTAACACAGCCCAATTAATCGGTTTCGTAATATATTCAGTGGCACCGGCTTCAAACGCCAAATCTACTGATTCTTCATCATCCAAAACTGTAACCATTAAAATTGGCGGACAATTTTCTCCCAATCGCTTGTGAAATTCGGCGCAACAGGTAAATCCATCCATGCCTGGCATGATCGCATCCAATAAAAGTAAATGAGGAATGGTTTGATCGCAAATTGCTAATGCTTCCTCGCCATTACTCGCTTCTTGTACGATATATCCTTCTTGAATCAAAGCATATTTAGAAATGAGACGCAGAGTTTTCTCATCTTCAACAACCAGAATCACAGGAGGATGCACTTGAAAGTCTGGTTCCAGCATAAGAGAATGGTAAAAGACACGCGTTAAGTCTGCTCTAGTTTAACCTAAGAGGGTTGCTGAATTATTCAACAAATATGGCAAGGATTCTCCGACTACATAGCGTAGCGATTAGTCGCGAGACGGCGTTCATAAACGTCGGAACTAAATTCCGACGACGGCGCCTCAGGAATTGCCATAGTTTCACAAGGTAGATGCTGATTACACTTCCCAAAGTTGCCCTTGTTGTGGACATACTTCGAGAAGAAATCGACCTAACAAAGGGTTAACTTTCCACTGTGAGAATTGTGGGTTTGATCTTCATTCAGACTTGGTGGGTGCTAGGAACATAGCAATGAGAACGTTACTTGTTCGGCAAGACTGGGCAAGTACGGGTAGTTTGTCAGCCTGCCCAGATGACTCTTTGGAGTTATCGGATGTTTCGTCGGAGGAAGCCAAAGCCATGCGCCTTTCGAGGTTCATGGAATTGAGGTGGACGGCAGAAACAAGCCCCAATCACATCTCGTTTAGCGATTGATTGTGGGTAGTTGACGAGGAATTTTCCCTATTCCTTGTAAGATGAGAGGTAACTGAGGAAGATGCAACTGACTCTTTTGATTTTTTATTGTTAATTACAATCACTTAAGGATAAAAGCTATGACCACCGACAATCAAGCCGGAAGAGAAGAATTACTAACCTTAGAAGAAACGAATGCTTTGCTAGAGGAAGAAACCAGCGCCACCCATGTGGAAGTAATTGAAACCGTTATTAGCAGTCTGGATCAAAATGATACAGCAATGGTCAGCCATCGTGACGGCGGTCATCTTTGGAAGTTTCAGTACGGTAGTGTAGAAGTGTTTGTACAACTGACTGGTGACAGTGATGAAGATACGCTTGCGGTCTGGTCATCAGTCCTCAAACTTCCGGTCAAAGATGAGCCTAGGTTAATGCGCAAACTATTAGAAATGAATTGGTCAGAAACCTATGAAACTGCTTTTGCCCTTTATAATCAAGAGGTGGTCGTTTTAACCCATCGTACCGTCGCTGATTTATCCCCTGTGGAAATTTCTCGCGCTATTACCTTGGTTGCTTCAATCGCGGATGACAACGACGAAGCCCTACAAGCAGAATTTGGAGACCAGTAACGTTTGGCGATTTCTCCCACTGATCCCAGCATCAGGGGAGATCCAAATGGCCATTGATGCCTGGTTGTTGCAACAATGCCAAAATCAGCAGCATCCGCCAACTCTACGCTTCTACACTTGGTGTCCCGCAGCGATTTCCCTAGGCTATCATCAAAAACGCTTTCCAGATCGGTGGCAACAACTAGCAGCACAAGGAACCTTAGATATAGTGCGTCGCCCCACTGGCGGGAGAGCTGTTTTACATCAGGGAGACTTAACCTATGCCGTTGTTCTCTCCGGGATATCTGGAAAGCGTCTTGCAGTGTATGAAGCCATTTGTCAATTTTTAATTACGGGTTGGCAACAGTTAGGGATATCCTTATGTTATGGCAACCAAGGACGGGGCTATCGAGATGTGGCAAACTGCTTTCAAACCGCTACTGGTGCCGATCTAGTGACCAGTACGGGCGAAAAACTCATTGGTAGTGCCCAACTGAGGCGTGGAGAAACTGTGTTACAACATGGTTCGATGCAATTGTCTCCCGATCCCAATCTATTCCAGCAAGTCTTTCAGCAAACTCCCCCTTGTCTGAGCTTAAATGTAACCCAGGGAGAAATTATTACTCAGCTTAAAGCGGCTGCCCAAGTGTGTTTTCAGATGAAATTAGTTACTCAACCGCTCAGCCAATCAGAGTGGAAAGCCATCGAGACCTTCATTGCGAATTACCAACTCAGATCATCTCGATAATTTTGGTGAATCATTGGCATATCTCCAGCCTTTTCCCCCATTCATCTGCGACTGACGTTTGCTCATTTGCTCTCCTATCAGGGGGCTTCTTTTTGCGGAGTCGGTAACATACAGCAATTCACCTCATCGAGACAAACTTTGCCCCACTGTAAAGCCCAACGCACTAAGGAAACTCGGTTTTCAGTGGAAGTTTTGGTCAAGATATTGCTAATATGATTGTCAACTGTGCGTTTGCTAATTTCTAATTTTTGCGCAATTTCTTGATTCGTTAAACCGGCTGCAACTAACTCAATAATTTCCATTTCTCGCCCTGAGATGGCAATGGGAGTATTTAAGTTGGTATCCGTCATAGATTTTCTCTCCGTTCGGGTAACTAACAAATTGGCTGCTCAGTAGAGTAACGTCCCCAAGCAAAATTACTCATCTTCTTAATCTTATTGTAACGACCGCTGCTCCCCGGTTTACAATTTTTCATGTTTTTTTAGGTTGCCAAGTGCCATGAAAACTATGAGGGATCACTTTTGGCAGTTGAAGACGACACAGGGGAGCAGCGGATAATTGATCCCGTTGGTAAATCCAAACTTCACTTTGATGTTGGTTGGCATCGTAAATAATTGTTAATAGCCAGCCGGAATGAGAGGCTTCGGGATCAGCAACATAAATTGGTTCACTCGGATAGCGATTTTCTCCAGCATCAGCAATCGTTAATGTCGCAGTGGGATGATGATAACACGCGATCGCGCCGTACAATTCTTGTTGTGGATCAACCCCTTCCCGATGCACTGATAGATAGGTATCTTTCTGGGATTGTCCCACCGCTGGTGGTGCAACCACTGGGAACTCACAGTCTCGTTCGAGTAAAGGCAGGTTAGTCAGGACTTTTCCGGTCTTCGGGTTCAGCCGCAACTGCCACAAGTTGCCTTCGGCATGGACTTTTGGCTTTCCAGTCGGAATTGATTTGAGATATTCGTTAGTTTGAAAATCGCGATAGCGGACAAATTCAGCAACCACTGTCCCGTCGGGTTCTTCATAGCCATTCGCAAAATGCCATTGGTACCAAGCATCTGTCTGACGACGAGTGACCACAGAAAGGGTAGCGCGATCGAGCACAATAATTTCCGTTCCTAATTCAGGTTTCCACTGCATGGCGTCACTAAAACTTTTCAAGCCTAATAAGACTGGCAGTAATCCCACTCGCACCGGAGACACCAGAAAAACCAGATACCGTCCCGCTAAAACAAAATCATGAATCAAAGGTAACCCTTCTAGCTTCACCATCGCGGTTTGAACCACCTTGCCTTGCGGTGTACTTTGATAAACCTGTAAGGTGCTATCTTTCCCTGGAAAAACCCCGAAATTATAAATTTCTCCGGTTTGGGAATCAATTTTGGGATGAGCAGAAAAGGGCGATCCAGAAGACAAACTTCCTAAAGTATCAGGACCAAATGTTGCTAAATCGGTTGGATCAAGAGCGTGAGGGAGTCCACCTTCCCAGAGCGCTAAAACTTTATCCTCCAGGGCTAAAACAGAAGTATTGGCACTATTTTTCACCTCTCTACCCCAATTCTTCCAAAACGGACCCGGCACCGTCATCCCATAATTAGGATACAAATATTGATTGGCTGCAGATTCGGCTTGGTAACCAGCGGTTTGCACATAGCGATAAACCGCTTTTGCTCCTTCCGGTGTAAAGTGAACGGCTAGAATCGCGCCATCCCCATCAAACCAGTGTCCGACTTTTTGTCCGCCGCGTTCTAAACAAGCCGGACCATTGCGATAAAGGGTTCCTTTCAAACCAGAGGGTAGGTTGCCAGAAAGAACAGTTAGGGGCGTGAGAGGAAATTCCTCAGCAGGTTTTTGGAGCGCCTGAAACCAAGGATTTTGTGGCATAAATGAAGCTTGAGTGCAAATGAGGCGATTTGGGAATTGTCAACAAATAATGAACAAGGAGCAATCAGTAATGTTAGAATCAGTCAGTCTAACTGATATATGGTATTTCTATTTGCTCTTTTCAATATGGTAATGGTATTTTCTAAATTTCGCTTAGCTAGTATTAGTACTTTTTTATGGCTACCCTTGTTGTTTGTTCAACAACCGTTATTGGCTCAAACTTCACCAGAGACGGATGTGGAAATTCCTGAAGCTGGTAGTGAAGAAACGCCTGAAGCGGGCAGTGAAGACACACCGGAAACGCTACGCCCTGATACTCTCCTCAGTTTAGAGGGAGGAGAAAAGCTAATGAGTGAAGCCAGTGCAGCGATTGAAGAAGAAAATTATGATTTGGCAAAGGAAAAACTGCAATCGGCACGAAGAATCTTTAATCAGTTATCTAACTTTTATCAACAACTGGCGGGAAGTTTTCAAGGGATTAGTAATCAGGTTTCGCAAGAACAACGCCAACAAGCGGTACAAGCAGCACAAATGCGCGATCGCGCTACCTATCAATTGGCGTTAGTCCATCGCGCCCAAAAAGAAACCGCCTTAGCGGTTCCCCTCTTAATCCAAGTGATTCGCTCTCAAAATCCGACCTCGGAATTAGGAAGAAAATCTTATCAACAACTCCGCGAGTTAGGGTTTGTCAACTCTCCTTTTCCTGGCAGTAATTAAGCGGGATGTTACAACTAAAGAAAGAACTGATAACCAATTACTCCCTATGTTTGGCACTTTTCAACAGAGTCATTTGCGCATTGAAGTCAATGCTTCAGCGCAGTCGATTAGAGAAAGTTTATGTTATCCGGAAAAATTAAGACAATGGTTGTTTCCACAGCAACTCTCTCCTGGTTTACCCCATGAACTCCAAGCCGGCTTAACCTTCACCAGTCGCACCGGACTACTGACAATTAAACATGAAATCGAAACCTTAACCGACTCTTATCTGCGTCTCCTGTTGAGCGAAGGCGTGGATGGTTATCATGAATGGTGTTGGGATGAAGGCTGGGTCCAATCTCGTTTAGAAGGAATTTCGCTTCTCCCTCTGAACTTAGCCCAGACGGCAGCATTGCTCCGGTTGCGTCAGTTTGTCGAAAGGGTATCAGCGTAAATCACAATTGGCGCGATCGCGCAGAGAAAATCCCTTTGTCAGATGACGCTCTTAAATCCCTCTGGATTGTATGGTTGCTTCCGCTGCAAGCAATTGGTTTAACTGTTCCTGGACTGTAAAAAAGTCATCCCAAGGATAGTAGAATCGTTCTGCAGCATCCAAATAGCGCGCCAGGCGATCGCGCGCAAAACTAATATTGGCATTTAAGGCAATATTTAAGTCCGTAATCGAGTCACCAATAGAAATGGTTTTTCCGGCTGGATATTGTTTCATCACGTCCACTTTCGCCACCAGTTCCGTTCCCCCTTCGTAGTCAGAAATGGCTTGTAGATAATCCTGACTCGTATCAATAGCAACCGCACTAATCGACGCCACCTGTTCCAATAGCGAGCGATTGCCGAGCTTTTGCTGAGTTAAAACCCGTTCTACCATATCTTTTAAGCCACCGGAAACCACATGAAAGGGAATCTCATGGATGATGGCAAATTTTACTAACTCCACAAATCCCGGACGCAAGGGAATATCATCCACATAATCAATCATTTGCGAGTAGGATTGAGACGGAATCGATTCGATAATCTGCCTCACCCCTTCCCGCAATGTCAATTTTTGAGCATAAATATCAGGCAAATATTGATCGCATAAATGGGGGGCGACTGCTTTTAACATTCCTGTGAAAGTATCCTCAGCCGTGATGGTTCCATCAAAATCACAGAAAATTGCATATTCGGGAAAATTATTCTTTCTCATTTCACTCAGCACCCGTTCTTGCACGATAAGGGAGGGGATCGCTTAGTCCTAATTCTTGAAACGCTTTTAATCTTAACTGACAAGAATCGCAGACGCCACAGGATTCAGTTTCTCCTTGATAACATGACCAAGTTTTTTCCCAAGGCACGTGGAGTTGATTGCCTAATT of Cyanobacteria bacterium GSL.Bin1 contains these proteins:
- a CDS encoding diguanylate cyclase; translated protein: MEPDFQVHPPVILVVEDEKTLRLISKYALIQEGYIVQEASNGEEALAICDQTIPHLLLLDAIMPGMDGFTCCAEFHKRLGENCPPILMVTVLDDEESVDLAFEAGATEYITKPINWAVLRKRIYRLLKTQWALQELERRYQEAHQLSLELEKANRKLEYLARVDTLTQVANRRTFNERFQEEWNRSCRDSSPISLVLCDIDYFKPYNDYYGHQAGDSCLQKIAAILSKNCQRASDLVARYGGEEFALILGGINQEQATCLANKICNQVRKTAIPHAANPNGKYLTLSMGVATLIPNRYYKSSDLLTKADSALYQAKASGRDRVMTDYS
- a CDS encoding YbjN domain-containing protein translates to MTTDNQAGREELLTLEETNALLEEETSATHVEVIETVISSLDQNDTAMVSHRDGGHLWKFQYGSVEVFVQLTGDSDEDTLAVWSSVLKLPVKDEPRLMRKLLEMNWSETYETAFALYNQEVVVLTHRTVADLSPVEISRAITLVASIADDNDEALQAEFGDQ
- a CDS encoding lipoate--protein ligase family protein — encoded protein: MTTTKPYKQNLETSNVWRFLPLIPASGEIQMAIDAWLLQQCQNQQHPPTLRFYTWCPAAISLGYHQKRFPDRWQQLAAQGTLDIVRRPTGGRAVLHQGDLTYAVVLSGISGKRLAVYEAICQFLITGWQQLGISLCYGNQGRGYRDVANCFQTATGADLVTSTGEKLIGSAQLRRGETVLQHGSMQLSPDPNLFQQVFQQTPPCLSLNVTQGEIITQLKAAAQVCFQMKLVTQPLSQSEWKAIETFIANYQLRSSR
- a CDS encoding HTH domain-containing protein, which gives rise to MTDTNLNTPIAISGREMEIIELVAAGLTNQEIAQKLEISKRTVDNHISNILTKTSTENRVSLVRWALQWGKVCLDEVNCCMLPTPQKEAP
- a CDS encoding HAD-IB family phosphatase, whose product is MRKNNFPEYAIFCDFDGTITAEDTFTGMLKAVAPHLCDQYLPDIYAQKLTLREGVRQIIESIPSQSYSQMIDYVDDIPLRPGFVELVKFAIIHEIPFHVVSGGLKDMVERVLTQQKLGNRSLLEQVASISAVAIDTSQDYLQAISDYEGGTELVAKVDVMKQYPAGKTISIGDSITDLNIALNANISFARDRLARYLDAAERFYYPWDDFFTVQEQLNQLLAAEATIQSRGI